TTTGTTTCACGATGCCTCCACGAAAACTACGGGCGTACTCGCGGTTACGCCAACATCCGGTAATTCCTACGCTTTAAGTAGTAGTCTTAGGCGCACAGCAATCCCCTTCACGTAAGTGAAACGAACCTCGGCTGGGTCTTTGCTTTACAAGGCCGCCGCTTTGCGAGATAATTCAATAGTTACCTAATAATGCCCAGAAGGAGTGCGAAAAACGTGCGTCGGGGAGCACTTTTCACATTGGTACTGGCGCTGTTTTTTGCCGCAACCGCCACCGCGGCGAACTGGCCGACCTTCTTTTATTATCAGGCGAGCGGTCGCCAATTGTTGGGCGTACAGGTCCGCGCGCAAGCCGAACCGGTTTGTCTCGTCTTCGGTGAACCCGACGAACTGCCCCCCGGCGTAGTCGCCCAATTCGGCGAAGCGATTTTTCTCGGCGACGGCGCCGACATGAAATCGAACCTTACGGCTTTCCGCCGGGCCTTGGCGGAACAAAACGGCGAGAAGAACTTCGAAATCGGCGCGTTTTCCACAGGCGACGTCGTGCGCATCCAGCAATTGATCACCGGTAGGAATACGACTACGGAAATTGACGGTTTGCGCGGCTTCAACCTCAATGCCGCACTGGCGGACGCCGAAGAAATCGACGCGCTACTCTTGTTTATGGATTTGACCAGCCTGCATCGCACGGGCGTCAAGCAACCAAGCAGACGGCAAATCAACAGTTGCCGTCCCATGATTGAGCGCAATCTGAATGCTCTGGTCACCCACGGCCCGCCGGGTCTGCTGATGGGGACGTTGCGCGTATCGTTCAGCATGGCCGAATGCCTCAACAAAAAAGAAGACGCGGACGGCGACGGTATCGTGGATGTTGACGAAGTGCAGTTGTACGGCACCGACCCGCGCAACAAAGATACCGACAACGACGGCATCGACGACGGCCGTGAAATCGCGCTGCTGGATGATTTTCCCGCGTTGAAACCCACTCGGGCCGACAGCGACGGGGACGGTTTGTCCGACGGCGAGGAATTTGCGTTACGGGAACGGGGAATGTTGATCGATCCCGGTTCCGCAGACACCGACGGCGACAGTATCTCCGACAGCCAGGAATTGTCGACCTTGCACGAGGGAAAAAGCTTCGACCCCACGAATTCGCACAGCTTCTCGCCGACGGTTGGGGACGGGGAAATTTTCAAGCAGCACAGGGACGCCGATGAGAATGTCAGCCTCGGCGCCATCGTGCTGATTGTGGCGGCGATTTTGCTGGCGGCCGCCATCGCGCTGCTGCTCTATTTCTGGCGCAAGGACAAGGATACGCGTATTACACGGCAAAAGGCCTTGCAGCATCAATTACCGGAGACGTTTCGCCCGGCGCCGAAAGATACGTTCGCAAGGCACGCACCGGGCACCGGGTCCAAACCCGGAAACAATGCCCGGCCGAATGACGAAAAAGAAAGTGACGCCGCGCGGCCACCCGCCGAGGCGAAGCGCGCCGCTCGTACGCACTCTCTCATGGAAGAAATGTGGGAGGGTGTTTTTATGGGCGGCGAGGAGGACGATGACATGCCCGATCCGGAAGCCAGGAAGGCCATCGCTGAAGTCAAAGAGAGTTTGAGTCGATTGGAGTCGCACGTAATACAGCTATCCTCGGCCGTCACCACGATCGCCGAGCGGTTGGACAAATTGGTGCCGAATCTTGACTCACGGCTTAAGGGCGTGGAGAACGCCATCCTCGCCCTGCAAAAAAGCGGCGGCGTGATTCAGGACAAATCGATCTTAAAGAAGTTCAACGAGCAAGAATTGTTGATCGGTCAATCGATGAACGAGATGGGGCGGTTGCTTGACGATTACAGCATTCGCATCCAACGCCTGGAATCTCAGATCCGATTGATGATGGATTAGTTCAGGGGCTCACCGCCGCAAAGGTCGCGTCCCTCGTTGAAGCCGAAATCCAACCCAATTGAAACGCGGTGTGCGGACCAATCACCACATTTTCCAGGTTGTTGATTCGTTGGATTTCGAATTCGCGCGTGGGTACGTAAATGCCCATGATTTCCGCTGCTTCTTGCGGATGGCGTGGCTGCTTATCGGGATTGGCGTATCCGCTGGGGAACAGCGGGTAGCCATGTTCGTCTAGTTGTGGCTCGGCGCCGAGCATACGCGTGACATAATGCGCCACCGCCTCAATGTAGTAATCGTTGCTGTATTGCCCCTTCAAAGGCAGGCGCATGTAGCCGACCTCGTCGTGGTAGTAGCCGAGTTTCTCGATGTAGTCGTTTTCCACACCGCTGTCTTTACTCAACTCGACGAACAGTATGTGATCGTAGGCGTTTAGATCCAGACCGTTCACTTCTTCGATATTCTTGAAAAAGCGGTGGAAAGCCCGGTTCGCCTTAAGCCCTTGCCACGACACCGAGGCGTCGCGGCTGGGTTTGGGCACAGCACCGCCGATTTCGTACAGCCCGTAGGTATCGATTTCCACGATGTCGATCTGCCCTGATGCGACGCGCTCGAATTCCCGCTGAAACCAACCGTCGATATCGGGAATCGTGTGTTCGGCGCCTTCGGTCAACTCGCCGGGACGCGTGGTCGTGCCCATGCGAGTGAAATACTCGGCCAGGTCTTCGGTCATTTCGCGCGCCGTTAATACGACCGCCACTTTCTTCGTGTTGATATACAGGTTGTTGAACCATCGCTTGGCCTGGGAACCAACGGCCAGCCACAACCACAAAGCGATAAATACTCCGGCCACCGAAGCCAGCGCGATCATCACGCGCCGTCGCTTATATCGTACGTAGCATTCCGGACACAGCAGTTTTCCCTTTGAGCCCACGATGCATATTTCGCAGATATACTTGTGACAGCCGGGCTCTTTGCACTTCGCGCGCGCTCGGCGATGAGGGTGCGTTGAACAGAAACGCCCCGCCCCACGTCCGATGGGTAGGACCTCGATATTGGCGCCGGCTTCCCGCAACGTTTCCGCGAATTGTTCACCGGCTTCCAACGGAATCGAAGGTATCAGTTCAACCGGTGTTTCTTCAATAATATCACCGGCTTCTTCGAACGTTATCCCGAGTTGGCTTGCCAGAACCTTGATGACTTCGTACTTGTCTTTCTCATTTTGAATTTCGACAAGAACTACTTTGGCTTTTTCGGCTTCTTGCTGGCTTTTACCCTTGTCGTCGGCCATACCGCCTCCATCGCGCTGAATGGATCAGTTCGTCCCCGTTAGTTTACATAGTCTTGTAGGACTTTCACAACCACCGGTTTATTCTTTCCCGAGGGACTTCCTAATCGGCCTTTTTCCTCTTTATCTTTTCGGCAAACGATTCTACATTCATTAGCGGGACGGCACACTCCCGCGGAGGTTTTTTTTGGTTTTACGGGCGACGCACCTTGCGCCGCAGTTAGCTGCTGCAAATACCGCGATCATTCGCGATCCGGGTGATCGAAGTGTAGCGCGGCGACAGAGCGAGAGTGTCGAGCGCCGACGTCGCGACGTACTTGCCCAAAACACGCAAGAGCGAAACGCCCCTTTAGAAAAGCGGCTGCGCAACGAAAGCGAGTGGGCCCAGAGTCGTCCCAAACCGGCCAAGTTGACGTCCAATCAACACTTCAAAGACCGCATCCCGCCCGGCGCGATTTTCTACGATGAGATGGACGATCTCACCAACGGCGTCAACCAACCTGGTTTACTCGTTTCGCTGCGCGTTTGACGTACGTCCCACCCCGCCGCTATAACCACCGAACGTTGCACGACGAAAAGGAAAACCGCTTATGTTGAAACGTGCTTTGGTCCTCAGTTTGATTGTGCTCTCGGTTGCCGTCGCCCAGTGGGCGGTGGCGCAATCCGGCACCGATTTGTCGCTGTACCGTGAAGAACAAGTATCGGTGTCACGATATCCCGGCGGCATGCAGATGCAGATGGTCACCAAGTCATGGATCACGAATCAAAAAATGCGCACCGACGCCGCTGACGGCGCTGACGTTACGATCGTTCGTGCCGACTTGGACAAAGTGTACAGCATCAACATGAAGCGGAAAGTCTATTCCGAAGTGCCGATCGATGTATATCGGCGTACGGCGAAGCTGTCGCTGGCCATGCTGAGCGCCGATCCGACGTATCGCTGGACGAACCGCACGAAAACGATCGGCAAATGGAAATGCCGCGAAGTGATCGTGGCTGAAAAGACGGGCGCCGCCGGTGAACGTATGCAGACCGTGTGGTGGGTCAGCGAAGATTCCAAATTGGATAATCGTTTGTTCCGACGCATCATGGCGGTAACGGTCGGATCCGAGATGGACGCGGAGACGGCGCGCTTTTTCGAAAAGCTCGCCAACATTCCGGGCTATCCGGTACAAACCGAAAGCTCGTATACCCGCGAGGGCACAACGATAAAATCCGTCAACAAACTGATCAAGCTCGAGCGGCGCGAAATCGATGAATCGCTTTTCGAACTGCCCGGCGGGCTCACGAAAATCGTGGTGCCGATGCCGGGGCAATTGAAATAGCCGGCCGAACTGCGCACAATACGAAACAGTCGGGGGCGGAAGGAACAAGTTATGTACACACGCAGACCACGCAACGAAAAAGAGTTGCAGCTTGATATCTGCATCAATGAAGATGTCTGCCCGTGGCAGTCGACAGGGTTTGACCGCTATTTCTTCGTCCACGAAGCCCTGCCGGAAATCGACCGCGATGAAGTGGACGTCACAACCGAATTCCTCGGCAAGAAACTACGCGCGCCGATCATGATCGCTCCGATGACCGGCGGCTTTGAAACCGCGGCGAAAATCAATCGTCACCTGGCGCAAGCCGCCCAGGAACTCGGCGTGGCGATGAGTGTGGGCAGCCAGAAAATCGCCATCGAGAAGCCGGAACAGGCCGCCACCTTCCAAGTGCGCGACGTCGCGCCGGACATTCTGCTGTTCGCCAATGTGGGTGCCGTGCAACTCAATTACGGATACGGCGTGGAAAAAATGCAGCAGGTCGTCGACATGATCGGCGCCGACGCGTTGTGCCTGCACCTGAATCCGTTGCAGGAAGCGCTCAAGGAAGAGGGAAACGTCAACTTCACCGATCTGGCCGAAAAAATCGCGGTGATCGCCCAGGAATTATCGGTGCCCGTGTTTGTGCGTGAAGTGTGCAACGGCATCAGCCCGCGTACCGCGGAACTGTTGATTCGCGCCGGCGTGGCCGGTATCGACGTGGGCGGCGCGGGCGGGACCAGTTGGATGATCGTCGAAGGTTTGATCGCCAAGGACGAAAATCGCCAACGGATCGCCGAGAGTTTCCAGAACTTCGGTATTCCGACTGCGCAGTCGTTGGTCAATGTACGCTCGCTGAGTAAAACTTTGCCGCTGATTGCTACCGGCGGCGTCCGCTCGGGAAAAGACGTGGCCAAAAGCCTGGCGCTGGGCGCCAACCTCACCGGTATCGCCGCGCCCCTATTGAAGCCGGCGTTGGTCAGTCCTGAAAAAGTGATACGAGAGTTGATGCGCGTCATCGAAGAATTGGAAATCTTGCTGTTCTGCCTGGGAAAGAGAAACCTGGCCGAATTCCGCGCCGACGAAAACGTGCTGCACGAATACATCGCGCTCGCACCGCATCAGGGCTAGCGCGCGCGCAGAATCGACTCGCCGCGCTTGCGGAGTTTTTCCGCAAAATCCAACGATAGATAGAATAAGGCGTTGTTGATCGCCTGCTCGAAACGCGTGCCGTGCGTCAGCGCGCCGGTCACACCGGCCTTTTGTTGCGCCCCGGTCGCCAACGAACGATATGCCACCGGCACCGCGGGGCGCCGGCCCGGAACACCCTCGGATTGGAGCAGCAGGCCGCGTTCCCTGCCCGTGTCCACCTCCCGTACGATGACTTCCATCGTGAATTGCACGAGAAAACGATTCTCCCGGTGTTTTCGGAATTCAAAGTAGGGATTTTGCGGCACGCAAATCAGGTCGAACTCTTTCCCGGTCGGCTCTTCCACCCACTCCACCTGCTCAACCGCAAGTCGCGCCGCGTCGAATAGCCCGTTGGCAATCGCCAGGCCTAATTGTTTGTCCAAGCCGTATTTTTCACCGACGCCCGCCGGAACGCGATCCAACGCGGACGTTTTCACCAGCGCAACGCGCAGCGGCAGTTTGGGGAAATCCTCCGGTATTTCGGCATGGACGAAAGGCCGGCGCGCAATCTCGTAACTGCGCGTGCACGCCAACGCAAACGCCAATGCGGCGATCACCAGGATAAGGCTGAAGTTTCGAATACTCCGCATGCCCGCGATGATACGGACGCCGGCCGCAGCCCGCAAGGTGACGGCAAACACTTTTATGGCACGCATCGCGCTCGACGAAACCGGCGGCTAGAGCCCGTAAATCGGAGAATACTTCTCGCGCAGGTAGTCCATGAGCGGTTGCGCGCTCGGCGGCTCGCCGGTGGCCCATTCGATGAGTTCGTCGCCGGGCAGACGTTTCCCCTGCGTATGGATTTTCTCCCGTAGCCACGCGAGTATCGGCGCGAAATCGCCTCGCTCGATCAGGCCGTCCATGTCCGCCAGGTCGGCGCGAATCGCCTTGTACAATTGCGCCGCGTACAAATTGCCGATCGTATACGTTGGGAAATACCCCAACGCACCCAGCGACCAGTGGATGTCCTGCAACACGCCGTCGGCATCGCGGGGCACATCGATGTGCAGGTAATCCTTCATCTTGCGATTCCACACCTCGGGAAGGTCGTTCACCGAAATCCGCCCGGCCACGAGGTCGACCTCTATTTCGAAGCGCAGAATGATATGCAGGTTGTACGTCACCTCATCAGCCTCGACCCGAATCAGCGACGGTTTCACGATGTTCATCATTCGATGCACGGCTTCTAACGACACGTCGTGCAATTGCTCCGGGTAAAACTCTTGCAGCGTCGGATAGAAGTGTTTCCAGAACGGCAGACTGCGACCGATCACGTTTTCCCAAAACCGGCTTTGACTTTCATGCACGCCGAGCGAAACCGCTTCGCCACGCGGCGTATCGAGGTGTTCGTCGGGCACTCCCTGCTCGTACATGGCATGACCGGCTTCGTGAATCGTGGCGATCAGACTGGGGCGAAAATCGTCTTCGAAAAAACGCGTCGTGATGCGCACGTCACCTTTTTGTCCGCTGCAAAAGGGATGCGCCGCAACGTCCTGACGGCCGCCGGCGAAATCGAATCCGAGGCTTTTCACGACCGTACGCGCGAACGCCCGCTGCTTGTCGATCGGATAATGCCGGCCGATGATCGCTGAGGCGTCGACCGGTTCCGCGTCCAGGATCGTCTCCAGAAACGGCACGAGCCGATCCCGCAAATCACCCAGCAAGGTGCGGATCGACGACTCCGTGGCAAAAGGTTCGTGGCGGTCGAGCATGGCGTCGTAAGGTTTGTCTTCATAGCCCAACGCCGCGGCTTCCTGTTTGCGTAGTTCCACGGTGCGTTCCAGCAACGGCGCGAAAGCCGCAAAATTGTCGTCGCGACGCGCTTCCACCCAAGCTGACTGGGCTTTGCTGTCGTGCCGACTCATCTCTTCGACCAACGCGACCGGCACCTTCACGGCGCGGTCAATCTCGCGCTTGATCTCGCGCACGTTTACTCGGCCGGTTTCGTCGAGTTCGTCGACCCGCTCCGCCAAGGCGTTGAGGCGTTCGACCATCACCTGGTCGGTTAACCGACGATGTAGAATCCCGTCCATGAGCGCCACTTGCTCGGAACGACGCCCAATGCCCAGCGGCGGCATGTTGACCTGTTGGTCCCAGTGCAACAGGCCGCCGACGCCCGCCAGCACGCTGATTTCCCGGTACCACCGGATGATTTCATCGTAGGTTTGTTGGGTCTTCAATATTTCCCACCTTTCTCGCGCGAGCGCCTAATCCCACTGGGCGCGCGCAAATCCTATGTATTCCTTGCCCTTCGACCAACCGTCGCGTGCGTTGAAGTAGAGGCGTGTCTCGTCTTCGAACACGGCCAAATCAAACGCATACACGAAAGCCCGCAGCCACCCCTCGCCCGTCGGTTGGATGATGGGCTGCTCATGCACTTGCCGAAAACGATAACCGTCGTCGGATTCCAACAACATGATCGCTGATCCGTGCCGGCCGTCCGGGCCGCGGTAAATGCCGTTGTTGAAAGCCCAGAATCCGCCGCCTTCCTTCGGGTACAACTTGATCGAGCCCGCGCCGCGGTTTCGCCAACGGTGATCGGGGTCCGGCCCGATAATCGGCACCGCATGCCGCCGGTAAGGACCCAGGATATGCTCGCTTTCAGCGACCCCAATATACCGCGGCTCGGTCACGAGTGTATCAAACAACGCGATGGCTCCGGCGCTGTAATACAAGCGGTAGGTGTCGCCATCCTTGACCAATCCCGGGCAGCTCGTATAGCTCGGCAAGCGTCCTTCCCAGGCCAGCAACGGCGCCAGGATTTCCCGCTCCGCGCTCCAGGTTTCTAAGTCGGTCGAAGTACGGGCGCAGATTCGGGAACGGTGGTAGGTCGCCGCGTGCAATTCGTAGAACAGGTGGAATACCCCGTCCTCCGGGTAAACGAAGGCGCGCATACCCCGGCAAACATTCCCGATCAACCGCCATGCCACGCCGTCCTCCCCGATGAAATGCTGCACGTGCCGCAACGTGTTGCAGAACAAGTGCCATTGCCCGTCGGGCGATTCGCCTGGTGTCAGCACGGTGGGATCGCCCATCAGCCAGTTGGGCGGGGACGGATGGATGACAGGATTATCCGGATGCAGCACCCATCTCGCGGCGGCCAGGTCCTTCATCGTCACCTCGCAGGTCGTCATTTTGCGGAGACGTCGCATTATGATAGCCCGTCCGGCGGCTCGCA
The DNA window shown above is from Candidatus Lernaella stagnicola and carries:
- a CDS encoding B-box zinc finger protein — its product is MADDKGKSQQEAEKAKVVLVEIQNEKDKYEVIKVLASQLGITFEEAGDIIEETPVELIPSIPLEAGEQFAETLREAGANIEVLPIGRGAGRFCSTHPHRRARAKCKEPGCHKYICEICIVGSKGKLLCPECYVRYKRRRVMIALASVAGVFIALWLWLAVGSQAKRWFNNLYINTKKVAVVLTAREMTEDLAEYFTRMGTTTRPGELTEGAEHTIPDIDGWFQREFERVASGQIDIVEIDTYGLYEIGGAVPKPSRDASVSWQGLKANRAFHRFFKNIEEVNGLDLNAYDHILFVELSKDSGVENDYIEKLGYYHDEVGYMRLPLKGQYSNDYYIEAVAHYVTRMLGAEPQLDEHGYPLFPSGYANPDKQPRHPQEAAEIMGIYVPTREFEIQRINNLENVVIGPHTAFQLGWISASTRDATFAAVSP
- a CDS encoding DUF4412 domain-containing protein produces the protein MLKRALVLSLIVLSVAVAQWAVAQSGTDLSLYREEQVSVSRYPGGMQMQMVTKSWITNQKMRTDAADGADVTIVRADLDKVYSINMKRKVYSEVPIDVYRRTAKLSLAMLSADPTYRWTNRTKTIGKWKCREVIVAEKTGAAGERMQTVWWVSEDSKLDNRLFRRIMAVTVGSEMDAETARFFEKLANIPGYPVQTESSYTREGTTIKSVNKLIKLERREIDESLFELPGGLTKIVVPMPGQLK
- the fni gene encoding type 2 isopentenyl-diphosphate Delta-isomerase, with the translated sequence MYTRRPRNEKELQLDICINEDVCPWQSTGFDRYFFVHEALPEIDRDEVDVTTEFLGKKLRAPIMIAPMTGGFETAAKINRHLAQAAQELGVAMSVGSQKIAIEKPEQAATFQVRDVAPDILLFANVGAVQLNYGYGVEKMQQVVDMIGADALCLHLNPLQEALKEEGNVNFTDLAEKIAVIAQELSVPVFVREVCNGISPRTAELLIRAGVAGIDVGGAGGTSWMIVEGLIAKDENRQRIAESFQNFGIPTAQSLVNVRSLSKTLPLIATGGVRSGKDVAKSLALGANLTGIAAPLLKPALVSPEKVIRELMRVIEELEILLFCLGKRNLAEFRADENVLHEYIALAPHQG
- a CDS encoding carboxypeptidase M32; its protein translation is MKTQQTYDEIIRWYREISVLAGVGGLLHWDQQVNMPPLGIGRRSEQVALMDGILHRRLTDQVMVERLNALAERVDELDETGRVNVREIKREIDRAVKVPVALVEEMSRHDSKAQSAWVEARRDDNFAAFAPLLERTVELRKQEAAALGYEDKPYDAMLDRHEPFATESSIRTLLGDLRDRLVPFLETILDAEPVDASAIIGRHYPIDKQRAFARTVVKSLGFDFAGGRQDVAAHPFCSGQKGDVRITTRFFEDDFRPSLIATIHEAGHAMYEQGVPDEHLDTPRGEAVSLGVHESQSRFWENVIGRSLPFWKHFYPTLQEFYPEQLHDVSLEAVHRMMNIVKPSLIRVEADEVTYNLHIILRFEIEVDLVAGRISVNDLPEVWNRKMKDYLHIDVPRDADGVLQDIHWSLGALGYFPTYTIGNLYAAQLYKAIRADLADMDGLIERGDFAPILAWLREKIHTQGKRLPGDELIEWATGEPPSAQPLMDYLREKYSPIYGL